One region of Salvelinus sp. IW2-2015 linkage group LG1, ASM291031v2, whole genome shotgun sequence genomic DNA includes:
- the LOC111964303 gene encoding myosin-8-like encodes MKKXLEVTVKDLQHRLDEAENLAMKGGKKQLQKLESRVRELEGEVDAEQRHGADAIKGICKYEGRVKELTYQTEEVPGSG; translated from the exons ATGAAGAAGARCCTGGAGGTCACAGTGAAGGACCTGCAGCACCGTCTGGATGAGGCTGAGAATCTGGCCATGAAGGGCGGAAAGAAACAACTCCAGAAACTGGAGTCTAGG GTCCGTGAGCTGGAAGGTGAAGTTGATGCTGAACAGAGACATGGGGCTGATGCTATCAAAGGTATCTGCAAATATGAGGGAAGAGTCAAGGAGCTCACATACCAG ACTGAAGAGGTTCCAGGATCCGGTTGA